A genomic segment from bacterium encodes:
- a CDS encoding ankyrin repeat domain-containing protein yields the protein MQLRRTYSILFLLASMTLYSNSAVAFSGFGLEKSSEESRLKFISSQEIAKKFRNTSGSQCLLTMNLYKAILEEDLKAVSQAISCGAEVNPSKWNYITNDCLPDSISPLRLALILNNYEIVSVVLSAGAPVNERAENDSLATPLMVAAAVGNDKICSLLISAGAKVNEVGDTGYTALDLAIVWNSMRLKFPGNKYLAEHDLYCPVDANYASTIDVLKKSNAKSSVVFGDDGYSSPNIYSASAVNKNLSIANFLSFENWGWYDHDLSKFKERMGGYYNQTLTLVKSQVEAQERENKLKSFFDEANDPKQMVFWKKFMDFALVNDKRSDASFDKINAIFVNGRESESRNELSSNVSRKIGKPVFLFVEFESNASGGILASIGRGSSLIYLSGVKPGSVVSGEKFNVVGKIGGTYTYTTVLGSKNTVPRVNVKWKY from the coding sequence ATGCAACTTCGGCGTACATATTCGATTTTATTCTTGTTGGCTTCCATGACGCTGTATTCAAATTCGGCAGTAGCATTTTCTGGGTTTGGATTGGAGAAGTCTTCAGAAGAAAGTCGCTTGAAGTTTATTTCCTCCCAGGAAATCGCGAAAAAATTTCGAAATACGTCAGGATCGCAATGTTTGTTGACGATGAATCTGTACAAGGCGATTTTGGAAGAGGATTTGAAAGCGGTTTCTCAAGCAATTTCGTGCGGTGCAGAGGTAAATCCAAGTAAGTGGAATTATATTACCAATGACTGTCTTCCAGATAGCATCTCTCCGCTGAGATTGGCTCTTATTCTTAATAATTATGAAATTGTTTCGGTTGTTTTATCTGCGGGGGCCCCGGTTAACGAGCGTGCTGAGAATGACAGTCTTGCAACTCCCTTGATGGTTGCCGCGGCTGTTGGAAACGATAAGATCTGTTCATTGCTGATTAGCGCCGGCGCTAAGGTCAATGAGGTTGGTGATACAGGATACACCGCATTGGATCTGGCGATTGTTTGGAACTCGATGCGATTGAAGTTTCCTGGTAATAAGTATCTGGCAGAGCATGATTTGTACTGCCCCGTTGATGCAAATTATGCCAGTACTATAGATGTGCTGAAAAAAAGCAATGCAAAATCTTCGGTTGTTTTTGGTGATGATGGTTATTCATCTCCTAATATTTATTCAGCAAGCGCGGTGAATAAGAATTTATCAATCGCGAATTTTCTTAGTTTCGAAAATTGGGGGTGGTATGATCACGATTTAAGTAAGTTTAAGGAGAGAATGGGCGGTTATTACAACCAAACTTTGACGCTCGTTAAATCTCAGGTGGAAGCCCAGGAAAGAGAAAATAAGCTCAAATCGTTTTTTGATGAAGCAAATGATCCTAAACAGATGGTTTTCTGGAAAAAATTTATGGACTTTGCTCTTGTTAATGATAAGCGTTCTGATGCTTCGTTTGATAAAATCAATGCGATTTTTGTAAATGGAAGAGAGTCTGAATCCAGAAATGAGCTTTCGTCGAATGTCTCCAGAAAGATAGGAAAGCCTGTTTTCTTATTTGTGGAGTTCGAGTCAAATGCAAGCGGGGGGATTCTTGCATCAATTGGTCGTGGATCATCCCTTATTTATTTGTCTGGTGTTAAGCCTGGGTCGGTTGTGAGTGGGGAGAAATTTAACGTGGTCGGTAAGATTGGTGGGACCTATACCTACACCACCGTCCTCGGCAGTAAAAATACTGTGCCTCGAGTAAATGTTAAATGGAAGTACTAA